A region from the Benincasa hispida cultivar B227 chromosome 12, ASM972705v1, whole genome shotgun sequence genome encodes:
- the LOC120092850 gene encoding uncharacterized protein LOC120092850, which produces MASMASSSPYCFCNRYRNARLRSASISTFPRIILCHQHQSRDQSAENINRREIVLRSSELAVIGAIFNLSGKKPEYLGVQKNQPSLALCPATRNCISTSENVSDLTHYAPPWNYNPEEGRGKKDPISREVAMQELTQVIKSTKPDKFTPKIVEQKDDYLLVEYESPILGFVDDVEFWFPPGKKSIVEYRSASRIGNFDFDINRKRIKALRLELEKKGWAPVESF; this is translated from the exons ATGGCTTCAATGGCGTCTTCAAGCCCTTATTGTTTCTGCAACCGTTACAGAAATGCTCGCTTACGCTCTGCTTCCATCTCCACCTTCCCCCGTATCATCCTCTGTCACCAGCACCAAAGCCGCGACCAATCCGCTGAAAATATCAATCGAAG GGAAATAGTACTGCGGAGTAGCGAATTAGCGGTCATTGGAGCGATTTTTAACTTGAG TGGGAAAAAGCCTGAATATCTTGGTGTGCAGAAAAACCAACCAAGTTTGGCACTGTGTCCAGCAACTAGGAACTGTATATCTACTTCAGAAAATGTCAGCGATCTCACCCATTATGCTCCACCATG GAATTATAACCCAGAAGAAGGAAGAGGCAAGAAAGATCCTATAAGCAGAGAAGTGGCAATGCAGGAACTTACCCAAGTG ATAAAATCGACAAAACCCGACAAGTTTACGCCGAAGATAGTAGAGCAGAAAGATGACTATTTATTAGTGGAATATGAAAGTCCCATACTAGGG TTTGTGGATGACGTCGAGTTTTGGTTTCCACCAGGCAAGAAGTCGATAGTAGAATACCGATCAGCATCCCGAATCGGGAACTTTGATTTTGATATCAATAGAAAGAGAATCAAG GCTCTTAGACTGGAATTGGAGAAGAAAGGATGGGCTCCAGTAGAAAGCTTTTAG